CCCCGGCCTCTACCGCCCCCAGCACCTCGCTGAGTTCCTCGGCAGCCGATGCGTAGTCGGCGCTCAGTGAACTCCATGTCCCAGCTGCCGCCAACACCGGGCCGGAACCTGGCCCGCTGCTCAACAGTGCTGAATGAAACTCCGGCGGCAACGCCATCCAGGCTGGCGCGGTCACGCAAGCCGCCAGTTCGGATACACCGACGCCGCAGCGGCATCACCGGCGGCGTAGTTGACGCCGGCCTCACCCACTCCGATCCCCGATCGGCCGAGTTCGGCTGTGCCCTGGGCCGCCACCACTTCATGCCGGCCGCCGAAGAGGCTCAGCGTGGCCGCGCTCTGCACCGATACCAAGTCGGCCGCGGGAGGAACCACCGCCGTGATCACCGGCGCCGCACTGGCGTGTGCGGCGGCAAGCCTAGCTGTCAGCGCTTCCACGCGTGCGCAGGCAGCGGCCAGTCCTTCAGGGACGACATGTAGCGGCATGACCAATCTCCTTCCGTACTGGGGCAAATCCACGGCGACTACCTCGATGGGTACTCATACGACCACCGCGGCCCACGGGTGTCGACCACCGATCAGGGCGCCGCCGCGCCACAGCAAGCGGATTCGGAGCCCGAACGGATGCCCGCACCGAGTTGGAATACGTTGTCACTCAACGTGTTTCGGAATTCAGGGGAGTCATGTTAATCCCCAGTAGGGACTTGCGCTGAGTTTGAATCAGAAGGTGCCGAAAGGCGCACCGGCACTTGACCATCGGATGATCCGGGCGCGCCTCGCCGCACACCTATCACCGAAAGGCGGCTACTACGGACTCGGTAGGCAGACCGTCAAGGCTGACGCTGCAATGACTTTCGTTGTTCTACAACGGTTTACCGTCGTCACGACGGTTGATGAGCGCATACCGAGAGGTACGCGCGATTCGCTCTGAAAGCGGGATGGACTCGACGACATGAGGTTTCGAGTCGAGGAACTGCTCGAGGGCGGAAAGCCGCACGCGAGCAAAGGCTCCGGCAGCCGCGGTCGTCAGACGAGCCGGAGAAAGGCCGCGACTGTCGACGGCGAACGTAAGTACCGCGACAGGCGGTCGAAAGTAGGGAAGACCGTCAGGGTGCGGCGTACCGACCATGACGATATTTGGCGTGGGTGCCCACTTGGGTCACCGAACGTGTAACCCCTCCCGTGGTGTCACAGGCAGCAGCGGCGACATCGCCCCTGGCGGTTCAGCTGACGATCCCGCGATTCCTGGCAGCCCGGCACGACTCGGCCGGCGGCCTGCGTCGGAGCGGCCATCAGGACCTCCATGAATTGGCGGATCAGTGCGCCGAGCACGCCGCGACGCGCGCCCGCTGGTCAAGCGACTACACGATGTAGTGCGGTTAGCGTAACTAGCAGGCGGCCAGCCCAGAACAGAGCTGCGGCGGCGGGTGCCGGCCCGCACCGTCCTCGACGATTTTCCGGTCGTGCAGGTCTAGGAGCGATTGCCCATCGCAGCAATCCGGTGAGCTACGTCCAACGTAGCTATGCCCAGGAACGCACCGGCCGTGTTGCTACCGCCAATGCGGTAGCGCTGCAGTTGAATTGACAGTTCTTCGAGCCGTTACTACGCCCGGCAACGGCGATCGAAGACCTATCGTGCGCATACTTGCGGCAAAGCCTCAACGGCGAGCTCACGCGACCGCCGAAAGCCAGCGCCACCGACATGTACCGGATTGCATTCCCGGTGAGCCAAACCAGCCCCCTGCCGAGATCGCTTATTCGTCTTCGAGGGCTGCCAGTACTTCGTCGGACAGATCGACGTTGGTCCACACGTTCTGCACGTCGTCGTTGTCCTCAAGAGCATCAACCAACTTCAACACCTTGCGAGCCCCCTCAACATCGACCGGGACACTCACCGACGCCTGAAAACTCGCCTCAGCCGAGTCGTAATCAATCCCCGCCTCCACCAACGCACTACGCACCGCCACCAAGTCCCCCGGCTCCGAGATCACCTCAAAGCTCTCCCCCAAATCATTGACATCCTCAGCACCGGCATCCAACACCGCCGCCAACACGTCATCCTCAGTCAACCCATTCTTATCCAGGGTCACCGTGCCCTTACGACTGAACAGATACGCCACCGAACCCGGATCGGCCATCTGACCACCGTTACGAGTCATCGCCACCCGCACCTCACTGGCCGCACGATTGCGATTGTCGGTCAAACACTCGATCAACACCGCCACCCCATTAGGCCCATAACCCTCATAGGTGATCGTCTGGTAATCCGCCCCACCAGCTTCCTCACCAGCACCACGCTTACGCGCCCGCTCAATATTGTCGTTGGGCACCGAGTTCTTCTTCGCCTTCTGAATGGCGTCAAACAACGTCGGATTACCCGACGGATCCCCACCACCAACCCGCGCCGCAACCTCAATATTCTTGATCAACCGCGCAAAATTCTTGCCACGACGAGCGTCAATGACAGCCTTCTTGTGCTTCGTGGTCGCCCACTTGGAATGGCCGCTCATAACCCGCCCTACCTCACTGTTGCGTCAAAACTTTGCGCGACGAGTCTACGTGTCAGTCCTGTTCGCGTGCCGGGGGCTGCTCGGGTGGGAAGAATCCCGGCGCCCATCGCTCGATCAGCGCGGCGTAGTCGACGTGCGCGTCCAGCTGCACCGCTACGCCCAGCAGACCGCCCAGCGTGCGCAGCAACATGACGTAACCAGCGGGAATGGTCAGCCGGCGAGCCATCTTGAATCGGTCGGCGAAGCCTTCCGCCATCGGATCGGTGGTGACCAGCGCAGACTTCTGGAACCACTTGCGGGTGAAATGGAACTCCCCCGAGCGCAGCGGGTCGATGTAGGGCCACAGCGGCTGGATGTACTCCACCAGCTGCTCGGCACTCAGGTCATAGTCGGCAGGCATGAACCCGAGTTGCTTGAGCAGCCGGATCGCCTCGTCCCACTGCTCGTCCCGAGCCCAGCACAGCAGTTCGGCGAATCCCGGCGGGATGCCCTCGGGATGTTCGGCCACCGCGCCGAAGTCGATGACGCCTAGCCGACCGTCGGGCAGCATCATGAAGTTGCCCGGATGCGGGTCGGCATGCACCAGCCCGACGCGCGCCGGCGAGCTCAAGGTGAACTCCAGCAGCAGCGCGCACGCGGAGTCTCGCTCCTGTCTCGTGCCACTGTTGATGATCGCCGACAGCCGCCGGCCTTCGATCCACTCCGAGACGATGACTTTCGGCGCGCTGGCGATCACCGCCGGAACGAAGAACTTCGGGTCATCGGCATAGGCCTTGGCGAAGGCCCGCTGATTGTCGGCCTCCTGGCGGTATTCGAGTTCGGCTTCCAGGGTGTCGTTGATCTCCGTGACCAGCCGGTCTACGTCAGCGCCGGGAACGACCTGCTTGGCGACCCAGTTGAACCGCTGAATCAGCTTGAGATCGGCGCGCAGCGCCTCGTCGGCACCGGGATACTGGATCTTCACGGCGACCTCGCGGCCGTCCTTCCAGACCGCCCGGTGGACCTGCCCGATGCTCGCCGAGGCAGCGGGGGTGTCGTCGAAGGACGCGAAACGCTCCCGCCATTTGGTCCCAAGCTGGGCGTCGAGCACCCGGTGCACCTTGGCGGCCGGCAGCGGCGGAGCCTCGCTTTGGAGCTTGACCAGCGCCTCGCGGAACGGTTCGGCGAACTGCGGAGGAATCGCAGCCTCCATCACCGACAGCGCCTGGCCAACCTTCATGGCGCCGCCCTTGAGCTCGCCGAGCACCTTGAACATCTCGTCGGCGGCCTTCTCCAGGAGCTCGGCGTTGACCTCGTCTTTGGTCTTGCCGGTCATCCTCTTACCCACACCGAGCGCTGCGCGGCCTGCGACTCCAGCCGGAAGGCTCGCCAGTTTTACTGCGCGACGAAATCCGCCCCGCGCGAGATCTGCCATGCCGACATCATGCCTGGCGGTCCCGGCGGCGGTGTTCCCGGTCACCCAACTGGCGGCCAGCAACGGGCGCGACTTCTCAGACCCGCCCCGCGACAATGTCGACGAAGAGCCGGTGAATACGGCGGTCGCCGGTCACCTCCGGGTGAAACGAGGTGGCCAACACGCGTCCTTGCCGCACCGCAACGGGATGACCCGCTGCCTCGGCCAGCACCTGAACCCCCGGTCCGATCCGCTCCACCCACGGTGCTCGGATGAACACCGCGTGTACCGGTTCGTCCAAGCCGTCGAATACAACGTCGCCCTCGAAAGAATCGACCTGACGACCGAAAGCGTTGCGCCGCACGGCCATATCGATGCCGGACAACGGAATTGCGGCACGACCCTGCGCGCCGGCATCAAGGATCTCGCTGGCCAGCAGAATCATTCCCGCGCAGGAACCGTACGCCGGCATCCCGTCGGCAAGCCGCGCCCGCAGCGGATCCGCCAGCTCCAGCTCGCGCAGCAGATGACTGATCGTGGTCGACTCGCCGCCGGGAATCAACAGCGCGTCGACCGCATCCAGCTCGGAGCGGCGGCGTACCAGCACCGGATCGGCACCGACAGCGCTTAGGGCGGCAAGGTGTTCACGGACGTCGCCCTGCAGGGCCAGGACGCCGATGTGCGAGCCGCTCACTGGCCGGTCGGCTGATATCCCGACGGATAGCGGGTCAGCCCCTCCTGCATGACGGCAGCCACCATGTCCCCGGATCGGTTGTAGATCTTGCCCTGAGTCAGCGCGCGGCCGGCACCCGCCGACGGCGACGACTGGTCATAGAGCAGCCATTCGTCGGCCCGGAACGGGCGCATGAACCACATCGCGTGATCGAGCGACGCCACCTGCAAGACGTCCCGCTCACCTGGGTGGATCGCCCAGGAGGTGCCCAGCAGGGTCAGGTCGCTCATGTAGGCCAGCGCGCAGATGTGCAGCACCGGATCGTCGGGCAACCGGTCGCGATGGCGGAACCAGACCTGCTGCTCGGCAACCTTGCCCGGCATGTGCGGCAGCTGCTCACGCGGCACCCGGCGCAGATCCCACTCGGCGAACGCCTTGAAGCCTTCGTCGTCGAAGGCCTTCATCGCGGCGATGTCGGGCAGGTCTTTCGGGTCGGGTGCGTCGGGCATCACGTCTTGGTGCTCGATGCCCTGCTGTTCGGTCTGGAACGACGCCGACATGTTGAAGATGGTTTCGCCGTGCTGGATGGCGTTGACGCGCCGCGTACAGAACGAACCACCGTCGCGGACCCGCTCCACGGTGAACACCGTGGGCGCCTTGGCATCTCCGGGACGCAGAAAGTATCCGTGTAGCGAGTGGACCCGGTAGCGGGGGTCCACGGTACGCACCGCCGACACCAATGCCTGGCCGGCGACGTGGCCGCCGAAGGTGCGCTGGTTGTCCGCCGAGAGCGGGCTGAACACACTCCCGCGGTAGATGTTGACCTCGAGTTGTTCCAGATCGAGGATCTCTTCGATCGCCACGAAGAAGTTCTACCAGCCGCGTTCGGCAAGCCGGTGCGGTTGCGCGATGTCCTCCACATTGATGCCGACCATCGCTTCGCCCAGCCCACGCGATACCCGGGCCAACACGTCGGGGTCGTCGTAGAAGGTGGTCGCTTTGACGATCGCCGCTGCACGCGCAGCGGGGTCACCGGACTTGAAGATGCCCGAACCGACGAAGACGCCCTCCGCGCCGAGCTGCATCATCATCGCGGCATCCGCCGGGGTGGCGATGCCGCCCGCGGTGAACAGCGTCACCGGCAGCTTCCCGGCCCTGGCCACCTCTGCGACCAGATCGTAGGGCGCTTGCAGTTCCTTTGCGGCAACGAACAATTCGTCTTCGGAGAGCGACGTGAGCCGACGGATCTCGCCGCCGATGGACCGCATGTGGGTGGTGGCGTTGGAGACATCACCGGTGCCCGCCTCGCCCTTGGAACGAATCATGGCCGCACCCTCGGTGATCCGGCGCAGCGCCTCACCCAGGTTGGTCGCCCCGCACACGAACGGCACGGTGTACTGCCACTTGTCGATGTGGTGGGTGTAGTCGGCCGGGGTCAGCACCTCGGACTCGTCGATGTAGTCCACCCCGAGGCTCTGCAGGATCTGCGCCTCGACGAAGTGCCCGATTCGCACTTTGGCCATCACCGGGATGGTGACCGCGGCGATGATGCCCTCGATCATGTCCGGGTCGCTCATCCGCGAAACCCCGCCCTGGGCACGGATGTCGGCGGGCACCCGCTCCAGTGCCATCACCGCGACGGCGCCGGCGGCCTCAGCGATACGAGCCTGGTCCGGGGTGACGACGTCCATGATGACGCCGCCCTTGAGCATCTCGGCCATGCCGCGCTTTACTCGCGCAGTACCCGTTTGTCCGTCGGGTGCCGAACCGTTCTGCGCCGCGCTGTCCACTGAATGCTTCTCCTTGCTGGCCTGCCGATACCCGCTCAGTGTAGTGGGCCGACGCCAGCCGTTTTCCCGCCGATTACCGCTACACCGTGAACACCGGCCCCGCCGGAGGCGGATCGGCGAGCAGCGCAGGCAAGACGAACACCCGCACATAGCGGCGGACCTGGTCGGCGTCCTGAACACCGGGGATGAGTCCCAGCAGCAGTCCGAGTGCGGTCGAGAGCACGAACCGCGCCGCGTCGCTCGAGTGCAGACCGGGCCGCAACTGCGGTGCGGCCTGGCGGAATCCCAGCTCGTAGAGCCCGGCCAGCAACTCGCCCAGCGTCGCCGACCGCGCGATCAACGCGGCGACATTGCCCTCGTCGGTGTGCTCGGAGATGACCCGGAGCAGTGGGTCCTGGGCAACCTCGGTCGCCACGATGACCAGGGACTCTGTCACCAGCGTTGCGGGTCCATGCGGCGGTTCCAGCCGGGCGGTGATCTCGGCGATCTTGCGTCCGGCCACCCGCACCACCAATGCGTCCAGCAGTTCGTCACGGGTGGCGAAGTGGCGGTAGATCACCGCCCGGGTGTAACCGGCTTCCGCTGCGATCACCTGCATCGTCGAGGCGCGGTAGCCGCGACGGGCGAAGGAGCGCTCCGCGGCATCGAGCAGCAGCTCTCGGGCGTGCTCGGGAGGGTTCCCGCCACCAGGGGGTCGACCCCGCCCGCGCACGGTCACTCGCCCCGTCGACATATATGGACATTCCTGCACATATGCCTATTATTAACCTCACTGCATTCCCCGCGCGTTTCCGACGGAAGGTCGTCGCATGGCGGCAAGGATTACCGGCGTTCCCGAGCAACGAGACTGGCCGGCCGTGTTCGGCTCCTGGCGCCTGCTGGCCAATCCGGGCCGCAACGGCGGATCCGCGTTCGACCTGATCGTCGGGCTGGCGGCTCCGATTCTGGCCCGCAGCTATCACCAACTGCGGGCGCATCCCAACGGCCGGCGGCTGTTCGCCGAGAAGCCGGATCTGTTGGCGCTGCTCGGCGACGACGACTATCTGGCCTCGTTGCCGGTGGGCTCGCTCGGCCATGCCTATCGGTCGTTTCTGCGCACCAATCGTTTGGATGCCGGGGTGTTCGACGTGGACACCGTGATCCGGCCGATCGCCGAGCGTCGCGGCTGGGACGACGACTTCTTCTACATGATGCGGCGCGGCACCGCCCTGCACGACATGTTCCACACCCTGGGCGGCTATGGCCCGGACATGGGCGGAGAGTTCGGCAATCTGGGTTTTCACTGCGGCCAGATGGAGCCGTCCGGCGCCCTGAAGACGCTGACTCTTGGGCTGCTCGGACCCCTCATCCCGGCCTCACCGCGGCGCAAGAACCGGTACTTCCGTGAGGCGGTCCGCCGCGGCCAGCGCGCCGACAATTTGATGGCAGCCCCCTACGAGGAGCTGCTGGACCAGCCGATCATCGAGGTTCGGGAAGCGTTGGGCGTCATGCCGACGCGTAGTGCGCACCCGGGCGGCCACATGTTCATCGGCTGGATGCCGCCGGGCATGAAGCCGCCGACCCGCTGGGATTACGACGCGACTCTTCCTGCCGCCTGAATCCGCCCGTCGGCCGGTCGGTCAGATGGTCAAGACCATCCGGTAGCGCGCCCGCCCCTGCTCCATGGCGGCGTAGGCCTCGGCGGCCTGGGCCAGCGGACGCTCCTCGATACGGGCCCGAACCCCGGACAGCACCGCGAAGGCCATGGTCTCCTCGACATCGCGGGCGGTGCCCGACGGGTGGCCGGTGACGCTGAGCCCGGGGGTGATCAGCTGTACGGGGGCGATCGGCAGCGGCTCGCCCGTGACCCCGATGATCACCAGTTCCCCCCTCGGCGCCAACCCGCCCAGGGTGTCGGCCATCGCTCGCGAATTGGCCGCGGTGGCCAGCACCACCGACGCACCGCCCAGCGCCGCCATCGCCGCAGCGACGTCGCCGGCGGTCGAGTCGATGTAGTGGTGGGCACCGAGCGCGAGCGCATCGGCTTCCTTGGCTTCTCCACGTGCGATCGCGATCGTCTCGAAGCCCATCGCCCGCGCGAACTGCACGCCCAGGTGCCCCAAACCACCCAGGCCGAGCACTGCGACCCGGTCCCCCGGTCGCGCCCGGGTAGACCGCAGTGCGTGGTAGGTGGTGACGCCCGCGCAGCCCATGGGAGCGGCTTCGACGAAGGACAGCTCGTCGGGGATTCGGGCCAACGCGTTGGCCGGAACCGTCACCGATTCGGCGTAGCCGCCCGGGTAGTGCCAGCTGGGCACCTGACCGTTGGCGCAGTGGATGAAATCGCCTTTGCGGCAAGGAATGCAATGGTTGCAGTGTCCTCCGAACCAGCCGACCGCGACCCGCTCACCGAGCTGCCAATCCGTCACGCCCGGCCCGATTTCGACGATCGTGCCGGCGATCTCGTGGCCGAGGGTCAGCGGCCAGGTCATGGCGGGAAAGCCACCGCTGACGAAGGCGTGGTCGGTGCCGCAGACACCGCACGCGGCAACGGCGATACGAACCTGGCCGGGACCCGGCGATGAGGTGTCGACATCGACAAGAGTCAGCGGCGCATCGACAGCGGCTACGTGAACAGCGCGATGTGTTGGCATGGCGGCTCCCTGGGTAGCGAGGTTGATTCGCCCGAGGCGTGTTCAGCCTAAGCCGCGCAAGTCAGGAAATCCGGCTAAGACCGGTATCAGCTCCGGCGCCGCCGTCGACCGAGCGAGCCGCTTGGGCCAGACGATCGCCCAGTTGTAGCGGGTAGACCTTCTGACCGCCGGCGGCCAGGGCCGCGATCTCTGCGGCATCGCACCAGCGATGGCCGTGCAGGTAGCGCTGCTCCAGCCCGGTCCGGCCGGCCCCGGATGGCTCGAACCGCGCAGTGCGGTAGGCGAAGAAGAACTCCTGGCTGTCGATGCGCTCACCGTTGAACTCGAACACGGCGTCGCGGCGCCAGATCGGTCCGACCAGCTCACCCGGGTCGACCCGCAAGCCGGTCTCCTCGGCCAGTTCGCGGGCCGCGGCCTCGGCGAGCGGCTCGTCGGGCAACACCTGACCGCCGACGGTGAACCACCACCGCGGCGCGGGATTGGCCGCATCATCGGGCAGGGCCGGATCGTGACCGCACAGCAACAGCACCGATCCGCCCTCGTCGAGCAGCACCACCCGCGCCGAGATACGCGGGTCCAGCACGCCGCGACCGCCGTGGGCGACCATGCCGGCCCGCTCCACGATCTCGAAATACGTTGGCATCGGTGCTGTTCCACCGAGGTGCAGAACTTGGACCAACGGCCGTTCGCGCAGTGCCACCGTGTCACGGACCGCGTCGTTGTGGAACCGGCGGGCCAGCAGCACTCGCGCCTCGGCGTCTGCCAATTCGGCGACCATCACATGCGGCAGCGACTGGGCATCGACCATCGCCAGCTCGGCCGACAGCGCGTTCTCCGCGGACTCCCGTGCGTGGCGCGGTGCCCGCTCGGCGACATCGGCCACGGCAGCCAGTCGCCGACCGGCCACCTGGTCCCCGTAGGCGTCGATCGCGACGGCCCGGGCCACCACTGCGCGGCGCGCCAGCGCGGCGTCCAGCGCCTGCCAGGACAGATCGCAGCGCACGTGCAGCCGGTTGAGCCGGTTGGCGGTCTGGTATGCCCAGGCCACCGCGGCGGCCAGCACCGCCACCCCGACCAGCACCAGCACGGTTGCCACGATGGTCAGCTCCATCAGTCGCCCACCGTCACCTTGCTGCCGACGCCGGCGACCGTCTCGTAGACCCGGATGATCTGGTCGGCGACCACCGGCCAGTCGAAGCGACGCACCGCCTCGGCGCCGGCCGCCACATACGACGCCCGCAGCGCATCAGCGTCGAGTAGCTCGATCAGGGCGCCGGCCAGGGCCGCCGAATCGTCGACCGGCACCAACCGGCCGGCTTCCCCATCATTGAGCACCCGGCGGAAGGCGTCCAGGTCGCTGGCGACCACCGCGGTCCCGGCGGCCATCGCCTCGGCCAGCACGATCCCGAAGCTCTCCCCACCGGTGTTGGGCGCGCAGTACACGTCGGCGCTGCGCAGGGCCGACGCCTTCTCGGCGTCGTCGACCTGCCCCAAGAAGCGCAGATGGCTCGCCAATTTCCCTGCGCTGCGGCGCAGTTCGTCCTCGTCGCCTCGCCCGACGATCAACACCTGCACATCGGCGTGCCGCTCGACCAACGCCGGAAGTGCCCCCAGCAGCACAGCCATCCCCTTACGGGGCTCGTCGTAGCGGCCAAGAAACAGCACCGTGCGCCCCGCTCGCGGATAGCCCGGCAGCGGCTGCGCCGTCGCGAACGCGGCCACGTCGACCCCGTTGGGGATCTCCACCGCGTCCGAGCCCAGGGCCTCCATCTGCCAGCGCCGGGCCAGATCCGAGACCGCGATGCGGCCGATGATCTTCTCGTGCATCGGCCGCAGCAGGCCCTGCACCACGCTCAGCGTCAGCGACTTGGTCGTCGAGGTGTGAAACGTCGCCACGATCGGGCCCTCGGCCACGTTCAGCGCGAGCATCGACAGGCTGGGGGCGTTCGGCTCATGCAGGTGCAGCACGTCAAAGTCGCCCTTGGCCAGCCATTTTTTGACTTTGCGGTGCGCAGCCGGACTGAACTGCAGGCGGGCCACCGAGCCGTTATAGGGAATCGCGACAGCCTTGCCGGCCGACACCACGTAGTCGGGCAGCACGACATCCGGCGAAGCCGGTGCCAGCACGCTGACGTGATGCCCGCGGGCACGCAGCACCTCCGCCAGCTGCAGTACATGAGCCTGCACCCCGCCGGGTACGTCGAACGAGTAGGGGCAGACCATGCCGATCCGCATCAGGTCTCCCCCAAGCGCGCCCGTCGCGATTCGGGAAGGTCGGCGATCCACTGCGGCTGCATCATGTGCCAGTCCTGCGGGTAGGCCGCGATGCCCTCGGCGAACTTGTCGGCCAGCGCCTGGGTGATCGCTTTAACCCGTTCAGCGACATCACCGCGACCACGGCAGTCCAGCGGAGCCTGGATGTCGATACCCCAGCCCGCGCCGTCGAACCAGCAGTGCACCGGTAGCAGCGGTGCGCCGGTTTCGATCGCGAGCCTGGCCGCACCGGCCGGCATCCGCGTGACGTCGCCGAAGAAGTCGACCGTCACCCCGTTGCGGGTCAGGTCGCGGTCGGCCATCAGACACACCAGGCCGTTGCCGGCCAGTCGCTCGGCGAGGACCTCGAACGGCGGCCGGGGGCCACCGGACAGCGGCAGCACCTCGAAACCCAGGCTCTCCCGGAACGCGAGGAACCGCCGATAGAGCGATTCGGGTTTGAGTCGCTCGGCGACCGTGGTGAATCCGCCATAGGTCTGGGCCATCCATACCCCGGCCATGTCCCAGTTGCCACTGTGCGGCAACGCCAGCACCGCCCCGCGGCCGGCCGCCAGCGCCGCGGCAACTCGGTCACCGCCCCGCGTCGTTTCGTTCAGCCGTGCAGCCAGCGCCGCGTGGTCCATGGCGGGAAGGCGGAACGCCTCGCGCCAGTACCGGGCGTAGGACGCCAGCGAGGCCCGCATCAACTCCGCCGGCACCTGCTTCGGGGCCACCCCGATGACGCGGGCCAAGTTCTTGCGCAGCTGCTCGGGACCTCCGCCACGCGAGGCGAACAGTGCGCCGGCGTCGAACGCGTTGCGGGCGACGAATTCCGGCATCGCGCGCACCAACATCCAGCCCGCGGCGAAGCCGGCGTCGGTGGCCCAGGCATCA
The window above is part of the Mycolicibacter sp. MU0102 genome. Proteins encoded here:
- a CDS encoding phosphatidylinositol mannoside acyltransferase; translated protein: MTFIPSGLRVPGLSELDAWATDAGFAAGWMLVRAMPEFVARNAFDAGALFASRGGGPEQLRKNLARVIGVAPKQVPAELMRASLASYARYWREAFRLPAMDHAALAARLNETTRGGDRVAAALAAGRGAVLALPHSGNWDMAGVWMAQTYGGFTTVAERLKPESLYRRFLAFRESLGFEVLPLSGGPRPPFEVLAERLAGNGLVCLMADRDLTRNGVTVDFFGDVTRMPAGAARLAIETGAPLLPVHCWFDGAGWGIDIQAPLDCRGRGDVAERVKAITQALADKFAEGIAAYPQDWHMMQPQWIADLPESRRARLGET